The genome window AGACCTGCGACCCAACGGAGCCGCACCCAGATTCGGGCGCTTCGGCGCCGTCGAGGCCAGGTGGGGCAAGGGCACGCGGGGATCCGGGCCGCGCCGGCGCTCAGTCCTCACCGTTCCCGAGCTCGGTTGGGTGACCGAGGGGCTGGCGCAGTGGGTAGACCAGGCCCGCCCCCGCTGCACCGACGAGCCAACCGGGAAGCTCTGGCCCACGGAGCGGGGAAGCCGTGTCAGTCTCCGATACATCGACCTGCGGTTCGCGACGATCCGCGACCAGCTGGGGCTGCCCTCGGAGCTCAGCGTGCACGCACTGCGCCACACTTACGTCACCAATCTCATCGAGTGGGGCTACTCCGAGAAGTTCGTCCAGGACCAGGTCGGCCACGCGTACGCGTCGACCACCGCGATCTACACCTCGGTCGGCGACGACTACAAGACACGCATGGTCACTCGAGCACTGTCCCGAATCTACGGAGGAAACGATGCCCACAACCGCTGACGACAACCCCATCACCTGGCAGCTCCGACAAGTCATGGCCGCCGCCGGGATGTTCCAAACCACCGACCTCATCGAACCGCTCCGAGAACAGGGCGTGCAGCTGTCCCGTGAGCAGATCTATCGCCTCGTATCCAAGACCCCGGAGCGCCTGAACGTCGAGGTCCTCGCCGCCTTGTGCCGAATCCTCGACTGCACACCCAACGACCTCATCGAGGTGGCCCCGGCCGCATCCTGCGGAAACCGCCGAGCAGCAGGCGAGCCGCGGAGCGCCGGTCCCGCCATCGGCGCACTGCGACCGATCCCCGCGAAACTGCACCGCCTGACCGACTGACCCGACCGCAACAAAGATGAGCACCACGTGGAAGCCCCAGTGCGACTCATGCCGCCGGCATGTCGAGGCCCGGTACGAAATCCTCGAACAACGAATCTGCAATGCCTGCTACACCAGGCTCCGCTGGAACGCCTCGGCGTGCCCGGCCTGCGCACAGACCAAGGTCCTGGCGTTCCGGTCACCAGATGGCCTCGTCGTGTGCGCTGCGTGCGCCGGCGTTCCCTCGAGGTTCGGATGCGCCACCTGCGGCAGCGAACAGCACCTCACCGGCTCGCACTGCGGGCGATGCCGCCTGGAGGACCGGTTAGGCGATGTCCTCTCCGACACCACAGGCCAGATCCACCCGGAACTCGCTCCCCTCCGCGAGCATCTCCTCACCGCCCGGGACCCCCGCTCGGCCACTCGATGGCTGCGCCACGAACCCATCGACCGCACTCTCCGCGACATGGCCCAGGGCAAGAAGCCAGTCAGCCACCACACCCTCAACGAGCTTCCGCAATCCACCCGCGTCCGATACTTCCGGCACATGCTGATCAGCTCGGGAACACTCCCCAACATCGACGTCCGATTGAACGACCTGGAGCTACGCACGAAGGCTCTCACAGGAAGCATTCCACCTGCCCATGCCGCCATCATTACCCGGTACTTCAACTGGGAAATCCTCCGAAGGCTGCGGCGACGAACAGGCGGCCAGCCCATCAGCGCGGGCGTCGTCAACACCCGCACCGCCGAGATCCGCAAGATCGTCGCGTTTCTCACCTGGCTCGACAACCACGGGCAACCCCTCGCTTCGCTCGAACAAGTCACCCTCGACCACTACCTGTCCCGGCACGACCGACACAAAACACTCGCGAGCTTCCTCAACTGGGCCGTGCGGAACCGGATCACGACCCGGCTCCGCGTGCCCCGAAAGCAGCCCTCCCCGCCTCCGGCCCCCATTCCCGAAGACGTGGTCTGGGACAAGGTCGACGGACTTCTGAACGACGAATCCACACCGTTGCCGAGCCGCATCATCGGCCTGCTCCTGCTGGTGTTCGCTCAACCGATCCGAGACTCCGTTCGCCTGCGACTCGAGGACATCCACCGCAACGGAGAGGTCTTCTCGCTCAAGTTCGGCAGCACACCGATCGAGCTTCCTGCGCCCATCACCGATCTCCTTCGAAGACATCTCGACGAGACGCGTGCCCGGCAGCCATACGTTGGAGAGCCGTCCGGATGGCTCTTTGATGGCACGATGCCCCACCAGCACACGAGCGAGGGCGGTGTCGCCCTTCACCTGGCCAGACAGGGTATTAATGCCCGAGAAATGAAGCGCGCCCGACTTGATCAGCTCGCTCAAGTACTCCCAGCGAGCATCGTAGCGGACGTCACGGGCGTCGCCGTAGAGACAGCACTACGACATGCCATCGACACCAGTGCCAACTGGGGCATCTACCCGGAGCTGCGAGCAAGCGAACACGGGCAATTAAACGCAAACGAATAATTCCGTTTCCCGACACCCTCGGCGACCTGGTAGCAGACGCCGGTGCGGTCGAGCCCGAGGAAGAGCTGGTACTCCGTCCGAAATGGAACGTTGCACCGACCAGCGAGGTTCCCATCGTCCTAGAACGGGCCGCCGAGGCACAGACACGCAGGGAGATCCACGTGGCCCGGTGGGGCCTGGTCCCACCGTGGGCCAAGGACATCGCCGTCGGCTCGAGAGCCTTCAACGCCCGCTCGGAAACCGTCTCCACGAAACCAACCTTTCGCGCGGCCGTGAAGGCCAGACGATGCGCAGTCCCGGTCGATGGGTACTACGAATGGCTCAAACCGACCGCCGATGCGCCCAAGGGCACACCGAAGCGGCCCTTCTTCGTTCGCCCCGCCGACGGCTCGCCGATCTACTTCGCCGGGCTCTACGAATGGTGGAAAGACCCAGCAGCCGCGGAGGACGATGAGGGCCGGTGGCTCCTGAGCTGCACAATCCTCACCGGCCCCTCCCCCGAGGCCGGCACCGACGAGCCGACCTTGGAGCAACTGGCCGGCCTGCACGACCGCCTACCCCTGCCCATGGACCGGGACACCATGGACACCTGGCTGAAGCCCGAGAAGCTAGCGTCCGCAGACGAGGCCGAAACACTGGTCGAGGAGGTCCGGAACCAGGCCTACCGGACCGCCTCAACATGGACCCTGACCGAGGTCGGGACCGCCGTAGGCAACGTGCGCAACAACGGGCCGGAGTTGATCCAGACCGTGCAGGGTTCCTAGGCGGAATACTGACACACGTACAGCCCGACGCTTGCGTGCGCCGGCAGCGTGCGTCTTGGACCATGGGGGACGGTACCGGCTTGGCCCTGGGGTGCATCCAGTGGTGCCGAATCAAGGGGCCCGGCGGTGGGTACCCGCGGAGGGGTGCTGTCCTGATCCTGCTGAGCCGATGGGGGCGGGTGCCGTTTCGACTTTTGCCCTTTCCCGTATCCGGTCAGGGCCTCCGGTTGTTGTCCCGTGTCGTTCGATCCCGGGTCTCCGGCCGGCTCCTCGACGCGGGGAGCCTGGTACGGGTTCGGGTGACCTCGTCAGCGCCAGGGACGGGCGCAGTTCCGGCGCGGAGAGCTTCGAGCGCGTCGCGCAGGTAGGGCAGGGCGTATTCGACGTACCCTCGCCCGGCCGGGTGAATCAATTCATCGTGGATCAACCGTTCACGGTAGACCGACTGATACCGCCGGTCTTCTCCCATGCGGGCGGCGATGTCCGCGACGCGGGAGGGGCCGGTGTCCTCGAGCATGGCGTTGAGGTAGTCGAGTTTCCTGCCGCTGATTTCTCGGAGCGCGGGCCGGTGAACGTTCTTGACCATCTCGCGGATGACCTCGGTGCGGATCTGTTCGATGTCGCCGATCTCGATGGTGTCGGCGTTGCCGGCGTGGGTCCAGGCGCGGGCCCCGACGAGCTGGATGAGGTACGGGTAGCCCTGAGAGACCTCGCCGGCGCGCACTGCGGCTTCGGGAGTGATGGTCTTGGGAGTATCGGCCACCGTTTGACGAATGGTTTCGGCGGCAGTTCCGACAGGGACGCTGCCGAGCTCTACGCGGTGGGCTCGGCGCAGGAAGGTGGTCTTGTCGTTCTCCAGGAGGTCATCGAGGCCTGCACGGATGCCGG of Citricoccus sp. K5 contains these proteins:
- a CDS encoding helix-turn-helix transcriptional regulator; this translates as MPTTADDNPITWQLRQVMAAAGMFQTTDLIEPLREQGVQLSREQIYRLVSKTPERLNVEVLAALCRILDCTPNDLIEVAPAASCGNRRAAGEPRSAGPAIGALRPIPAKLHRLTD
- a CDS encoding SOS response-associated peptidase; this translates as MVLRPKWNVAPTSEVPIVLERAAEAQTRREIHVARWGLVPPWAKDIAVGSRAFNARSETVSTKPTFRAAVKARRCAVPVDGYYEWLKPTADAPKGTPKRPFFVRPADGSPIYFAGLYEWWKDPAAAEDDEGRWLLSCTILTGPSPEAGTDEPTLEQLAGLHDRLPLPMDRDTMDTWLKPEKLASADEAETLVEEVRNQAYRTASTWTLTEVGTAVGNVRNNGPELIQTVQGS
- a CDS encoding ATP-binding protein; translated protein: MARVTNPFTPGFGQSPAILAGRASVIREFEQAVAGELPGQRNVLISGARGAGKTVLLTEFEAVAADAGWTCITLHTASSSLVAELRAEIVEHLRESDPQAERSRLTGAGLSGVSAQRDVVERYDGEALPVGRLLDRLAGILDATGGGLLITLDELQSVDPAQLHEVTQHVQDLTRRGHQVGFVAAGIRAGLDDLLENDKTTFLRRAHRVELGSVPVGTAAETIRQTVADTPKTITPEAAVRAGEVSQGYPYLIQLVGARAWTHAGNADTIEIGDIEQIRTEVIREMVKNVHRPALREISGRKLDYLNAMLEDTGPSRVADIAARMGEDRRYQSVYRERLIHDELIHPAGRGYVEYALPYLRDALEALRAGTAPVPGADEVTRTRTRLPASRSRPETRDRTTRDNNRRP